The Pseudomonas solani genome segment CGCATGGCGACGAAGGCATGGGCGATCACCGCCTCCAGGCATTCGCGCATCACCCCGCCGCCCCAGTACTCCGGCAGCAGCCAATACCCCAGCTCGGCGCAACGGTGGCCATGGTCCCATTCGTGGTAGCCGCAGGCGCCTATCAGGTGCGCGGGATTATTGGGCGTGCAGATGCCCCACCAGATGCCGGTGCGCTCGCGCAGCAGCGAGCGGTACCAGTCCATCTGCACCCGGGTGGCCTCCAGCGTGGCGTAGGACACGCCGTAGTAGCGGATCACCTGCGGGTGGGACAGCCCGGCGAAGATGGCGCGGGTGTCGGCCAGGGTGATTTCCCGCAGGCGGAAGCGTGGGGTTTCGAGGGTGGGGAACATGCGGCTCTCGGGTTGGCGGTGCGGCGACCGGTTCGTTGCGGGCGGCGCCTCCTTATATAAGGCTCAAAGCAGGCCTTCGGCCGCCTCCCTGACAAAAAGATAGCCCTTGCTGCGCACCGTCTTGATCAGGCGCGGGTGCATGGGGTCGTCGCCGATCTTCGGGCGGATGCGCGAGATGCGCACATCGATGGAGCGGTCCTGGCCGTCGTACTCGATGCCGCGCAGGGCGTTGAAGATCTCCTCGCGGGAGAGGATGCGCCCGGCATTGGCCGCCAGCAGCCAGAGCAGGTCGAACTCGGCGCTGGTCAGCTCGATGCTGCGCTCGTTGAGCCAGGCCTCGCGCATGG includes the following:
- a CDS encoding GNAT family N-acetyltransferase; translated protein: MFPTLETPRFRLREITLADTRAIFAGLSHPQVIRYYGVSYATLEATRVQMDWYRSLLRERTGIWWGICTPNNPAHLIGACGYHEWDHGHRCAELGYWLLPEYWGGGVMRECLEAVIAHAFVAMRLHRIEAVVDLENPASSGLLRRLGFTHEGVRRECEYKDGRYLSLDCFGLLAGEGR